The following proteins come from a genomic window of Kitasatospora sp. NBC_01246:
- a CDS encoding urease subunit gamma, whose translation MRLTPHEQERLLIHVAAEVARARRARGLRLNHPETVALITSHVLEGARDGRTVAELMDSGRKVLTRDDVMEGIAEMIPDVQVEATFPDGTKLVTVHGPIQ comes from the coding sequence ATGAGACTCACCCCCCACGAGCAGGAACGCCTGCTCATCCACGTGGCCGCCGAGGTGGCCCGCGCCCGCCGGGCGCGGGGGCTGCGGCTCAACCACCCCGAGACGGTCGCGCTGATCACCTCGCACGTCCTGGAGGGCGCCCGGGACGGCCGGACCGTCGCCGAGCTGATGGACTCCGGCCGCAAGGTGCTCACCCGGGACGACGTCATGGAGGGGATCGCGGAGATGATCCCGGACGTCCAGGTCGAGGCGACCTTCCCGGACGGGACCAAGCTGGTCACCGTGCACGGGCCGATCCAGTGA
- a CDS encoding serine/threonine dehydratase, producing the protein MEHLTYGEVEAAGRRIAGRVRPVVVAPGDDGGRVWLALEYLQHTGSFKARGAQNFLLAHTEAGTLPAAGVTIASGGNAGLACAWAARELGVRATVFLPETAPAVKVARLRSYGAEVRLAGREYAEALAACEEFAADGGALASHAYDHPLIAAGAGTVLDEIVARLPGLDTVVVSVGGGGLFAGVAAAAREHGVRVVAVEPTGSRALGAALAAGHPVDVPVDSVAADSLGARRATALAVHASRQDGVRTVLVPDDAIVRARQALWDERRIAVEHAAATALAAVTELDDVAGERIAVLLCGANTDPSDLVAAG; encoded by the coding sequence GTGGAGCACCTGACGTACGGCGAGGTCGAGGCGGCCGGGCGGCGGATCGCGGGGCGGGTGCGGCCGGTGGTGGTGGCACCCGGGGACGACGGCGGGCGGGTCTGGCTGGCCCTGGAGTACCTCCAGCACACCGGCAGCTTCAAGGCCCGCGGGGCGCAGAACTTCCTGCTCGCGCACACCGAGGCGGGCACCCTCCCGGCCGCCGGGGTGACCATCGCCTCCGGCGGGAACGCCGGCCTCGCCTGTGCCTGGGCGGCCCGCGAACTCGGCGTGCGGGCCACCGTGTTCCTGCCGGAGACCGCGCCCGCGGTCAAGGTGGCCCGGCTGCGCTCCTACGGGGCCGAGGTGCGGCTGGCGGGCCGCGAGTACGCCGAGGCGCTGGCGGCCTGCGAGGAGTTCGCGGCGGACGGCGGCGCGCTCGCCTCGCACGCGTACGACCACCCGCTGATCGCGGCCGGGGCCGGGACGGTGCTGGACGAGATCGTGGCCCGGCTGCCCGGTCTGGACACGGTGGTGGTCTCGGTGGGCGGCGGCGGACTGTTCGCCGGGGTGGCCGCCGCGGCGCGGGAGCACGGCGTCCGGGTGGTGGCGGTGGAGCCGACGGGGAGCCGGGCACTGGGTGCGGCCCTCGCGGCCGGCCACCCGGTGGACGTCCCGGTGGACTCGGTGGCCGCGGACTCCCTAGGGGCCCGCCGGGCCACCGCGCTGGCCGTGCACGCCTCCCGGCAGGACGGCGTCCGCACCGTGCTGGTACCGGACGACGCCATCGTCCGGGCCCGGCAGGCGCTCTGGGACGAGCGGCGGATCGCCGTCGAGCACGCGGCGGCCACCGCGCTCGCCGCGGTGACGGAGCTGGACGACGTGGCCGGCGAGCGGATCGCGGTGCTGCTCTGCGGCGCCAACACCGACCCCTCCGACCTGGTGGCGGCCGGGTAG
- a CDS encoding DMT family transporter: MTTRSAVPLRHGLLSISAAAVAWGLGGAAAALLLRTTGLGPVAVCFWRFAVAAGCLALLPARRGRAGARGAALLTGLGLAVSQCAYFGSVQYAGLGLGTLVTIGAGPVLTSLGAHLLLGERLTVRASAAIAVALGGLVLLVAAPAAGPRPVLGVALAVLAGAGQSGLTLWARGGGSARADVGAFTTGMLCLLPLAAADGVLPTAGGPALTAGALLFLGTVPTLLAYRWYFTGLTAVPGATAAVLVLLEPATAALLATVCFGEPVTPALLAGSVLLLAAIALLTRESG, from the coding sequence ATGACCACTCGTTCCGCCGTGCCGCTCCGGCACGGCCTGCTGTCCATCTCGGCCGCCGCCGTCGCCTGGGGCCTGGGCGGCGCCGCCGCCGCGCTGCTGCTGCGGACCACCGGGCTCGGCCCGGTGGCCGTCTGCTTCTGGCGGTTCGCCGTCGCGGCCGGCTGCCTGGCCCTCCTCCCCGCCCGCCGGGGGCGCGCCGGTGCGCGCGGCGCGGCCCTGCTCACCGGCCTCGGGCTGGCGGTGAGTCAGTGCGCCTACTTCGGCTCGGTGCAGTACGCCGGTCTCGGCCTCGGCACCCTGGTCACCATCGGTGCGGGGCCCGTCCTGACCAGTCTCGGCGCCCATCTGCTGCTCGGTGAGCGGCTCACCGTGCGGGCCTCGGCCGCGATCGCGGTCGCGCTGGGCGGGCTGGTCCTGCTGGTCGCCGCCCCGGCGGCCGGCCCGCGGCCGGTGCTCGGCGTCGCGCTCGCCGTCCTGGCGGGCGCCGGGCAGAGCGGCCTCACCCTCTGGGCCCGCGGCGGCGGTTCGGCCCGGGCGGACGTCGGCGCCTTCACCACCGGCATGCTCTGCCTGCTGCCCCTGGCCGCGGCCGACGGGGTGCTGCCGACTGCGGGCGGTCCGGCGCTGACGGCGGGCGCGCTGCTCTTCCTGGGGACCGTCCCCACGCTGCTCGCCTACCGCTGGTACTTCACCGGTCTGACGGCCGTCCCCGGGGCGACGGCCGCCGTGCTGGTGCTGCTGGAGCCGGCGACCGCCGCGCTGCTCGCCACCGTCTGCTTCGGCGAGCCGGTGACCCCGGCCCTGCTGGCGGGCTCCGTTCTGCTGCTGGCCGCGATCGCGCTGCTCACCCGCGAGAGCGGCTGA
- a CDS encoding urease subunit beta has translation MSGERAFPGQILHGEGAIGLNPGLPVTRLTVVNAADRPVQVGSHYHFGEANPGLDFDRSTARGLRLNIPAGTAVRFEPGIPVEVELVPIAGRREVLGLRGAVGGALDD, from the coding sequence GTGAGCGGCGAGCGGGCGTTCCCGGGGCAGATCCTCCACGGGGAGGGCGCGATCGGCCTCAACCCCGGTTTGCCGGTCACCCGGCTGACCGTCGTCAACGCCGCCGACCGGCCCGTCCAGGTGGGCTCGCACTACCACTTCGGGGAGGCCAACCCCGGCCTGGACTTCGACCGGTCCACCGCGCGCGGCCTACGGCTGAACATCCCGGCCGGCACCGCCGTCCGCTTCGAACCGGGCATCCCGGTGGAGGTCGAACTCGTCCCGATCGCCGGCCGGCGCGAGGTCCTCGGCCTGCGCGGCGCGGTCGGAGGTGCGCTCGATGACTGA
- a CDS encoding SAV_915 family protein, with protein MAPVVWHVPVTVTGSTTALRLFRLRDGRRCAVGFATTEALTALLGPDQACTELAEPALRALAAPLGVDALVLDPRLVAPPVARPAREGAASTPAGPTGPTAAAVRTELQHR; from the coding sequence ATGGCCCCCGTCGTCTGGCACGTCCCGGTCACCGTCACCGGATCCACCACCGCCCTCCGGCTCTTCCGCCTGCGCGACGGCCGTCGCTGCGCGGTGGGCTTCGCCACCACCGAGGCGCTGACCGCGCTCCTCGGACCGGACCAGGCGTGCACCGAACTCGCCGAGCCTGCGCTGCGGGCGCTCGCCGCGCCGCTCGGCGTGGACGCCCTGGTCCTGGATCCACGGCTGGTGGCACCGCCCGTCGCCAGGCCCGCCCGGGAGGGCGCTGCCAGCACGCCCGCCGGGCCCACCGGCCCCACCGCGGCGGCTGTCCGGACCGAGCTCCAGCACCGGTGA
- the ureG gene encoding urease accessory protein UreG produces MHRDHADPVDAPARHTYTSTAAGGTRRRALRIGLGGPVGSGKTATVAALCRLLREELSLAVVTNDIYTTEDAEFLLRNAVLPPERITAVETGCCPHTAIRDDISANLEAVEELEEAVGPLDLVLVESGGDNLTATFSRGLVDHQIFVIDVSGGDKIPRKGGPGISTSDLLVINKTDLAPLVGADLDVMARDAAAQRGPLPTVFSALTSPDGVAPVAAWVRERLADWRTRP; encoded by the coding sequence TTGCATCGTGACCACGCCGACCCCGTCGACGCCCCCGCCCGCCACACCTACACCTCCACCGCCGCCGGCGGCACCCGCCGGCGCGCCCTGCGGATCGGCCTCGGCGGGCCGGTCGGCTCCGGCAAGACCGCCACCGTCGCCGCGCTCTGCCGCCTGCTGCGCGAGGAGCTGTCGCTGGCCGTCGTCACCAACGACATCTACACCACCGAGGACGCGGAGTTCCTGCTGCGCAACGCCGTCCTGCCGCCCGAGCGGATCACCGCCGTGGAGACCGGCTGCTGCCCGCACACCGCCATCCGCGACGACATCTCCGCCAACCTGGAGGCCGTCGAGGAACTGGAGGAGGCGGTCGGGCCGCTCGACCTCGTCCTGGTCGAGTCCGGCGGCGACAACCTCACCGCCACCTTCAGCCGGGGCCTGGTCGACCACCAGATCTTCGTCATCGACGTCTCCGGCGGGGACAAGATCCCGCGCAAGGGCGGCCCGGGAATCTCCACCTCGGACCTGCTGGTGATCAACAAGACCGACCTCGCCCCGCTGGTCGGCGCCGACCTCGACGTGATGGCCCGCGACGCCGCCGCCCAGCGCGGCCCCCTGCCCACCGTGTTCTCCGCGCTCACCTCACCCGACGGCGTGGCACCGGTCGCCGCCTGGGTCCGGGAGCGGCTGGCCGACTGGCGCACCCGGCCGTGA
- a CDS encoding urease accessory protein UreD — translation MVTAPTVTAPVTTAAAGPVPADAPRAALVARARIRAEPDGRGATALPVLSGAGPLAPRRTRDADGGARVVLVGSMAAPLGGDRLALAVEVADGAALTVTSAAATISLPGPGPAHYDVELTVGEGARLDWCPEPVVAAAGSHLLLHTRITLAAGARLRYREEQILGRHHDWARAAGPGRLTSRLTVRRAGRLLLDQRTDLGPGAPGWDGPAVLGGHRATGQLLTVGHPPPAPPRWPEAGDAALLTLPDPDARLLIAAAPDALALRRVLDGD, via the coding sequence ATGGTGACGGCTCCCACGGTGACGGCTCCGGTGACGACGGCCGCGGCCGGTCCCGTCCCGGCCGACGCGCCCCGGGCCGCGCTGGTGGCCCGGGCCCGGATCCGGGCCGAACCCGACGGGCGGGGCGCGACCGCCCTGCCCGTCCTCTCCGGCGCCGGACCGCTCGCCCCACGGCGCACCCGGGACGCCGACGGCGGAGCCCGGGTGGTGCTCGTCGGCTCGATGGCCGCGCCGCTCGGCGGCGACCGGCTGGCACTCGCGGTCGAGGTGGCCGACGGCGCGGCCCTCACCGTGACCAGCGCGGCCGCCACGATCAGCCTGCCCGGCCCCGGCCCCGCCCACTACGACGTCGAACTGACGGTGGGGGAGGGCGCCCGGCTCGACTGGTGCCCCGAGCCGGTGGTCGCCGCCGCCGGCAGCCACCTCCTGCTGCACACCCGGATCACCCTCGCCGCCGGTGCCCGGCTGCGCTACCGCGAGGAGCAGATCCTCGGCCGCCACCACGACTGGGCCCGGGCCGCCGGCCCCGGCCGGCTCACCTCCCGGCTGACCGTGCGCCGAGCCGGCCGGCTCCTGCTGGACCAGCGGACCGACCTCGGCCCCGGCGCCCCCGGCTGGGACGGTCCCGCCGTCCTCGGCGGCCACCGGGCCACCGGCCAGCTGCTCACCGTCGGCCACCCGCCGCCCGCGCCGCCGCGGTGGCCCGAGGCCGGGGACGCCGCTCTGCTCACCCTGCCCGACCCGGACGCCCGGCTGCTCATCGCCGCGGCCCCCGACGCGCTCGCCCTCCGGCGGGTGCTCGACGGGGACTGA
- a CDS encoding urease subunit alpha translates to MTDRPALWLTRERYADLYGPTTGDRIRLGDTNLLIEVEEDRGRGGDEAVFGGGKVIRESMGQARTSRAEGAPDTVITGAVVLDHWGVVKADIGIRDGRITALGKAGNPETMDGVHPDLVIGPETEVISGNGRIVTAGAVDAHVHFICPQLVDEALASGVTTLVGGGTGPAEGSKATTITPGAWHLGRVFAALDGLPVNIGLLGKGNTVNRASMHDQLRAGALGFKIHEDWGATPAAIDACLRVCDETGAQLAIHTDTLNEAGFVGDTLAAIAGRGVHAYHTEGAGGGHAPDIITVVGAANVLPSSTNPTRPHTVNTVSEHLDMLMVCHHLSPYVPEDLAFAESRIRPSTIAAEGILHDLGAISIISSDSQAMGRIGEVVLRTWQTAHVMKARRGPLAGDGRADNHRARRYVAKYTINPAVAQGLDGEIGSVEPGKLADLVLWSPAFFGVKPDLVVKGGQIAWAQMGDANASIPTPQPMLPRPMFGAIGRSAAANSLNFTAAAAIEDGLPERLAEQLGVAKAFSAIRNTRGVTKERMVNNSARPDVRVEPDTFTVTIDGELVTPEPAAELPLAQRYFLF, encoded by the coding sequence ATGACTGACCGCCCCGCCCTCTGGCTGACCCGCGAGCGCTACGCCGACCTGTACGGCCCGACCACCGGGGACCGGATCCGGCTCGGTGACACGAATCTGCTGATCGAGGTCGAGGAGGACCGCGGCCGCGGCGGCGACGAGGCCGTCTTCGGTGGCGGCAAGGTGATCCGGGAGTCGATGGGCCAGGCCCGGACCAGCCGCGCCGAGGGCGCCCCGGACACCGTCATCACCGGCGCGGTGGTGCTCGACCACTGGGGCGTCGTCAAGGCCGACATCGGCATCCGGGACGGCCGGATCACCGCCCTCGGCAAGGCCGGCAACCCCGAGACCATGGACGGTGTCCACCCGGACCTGGTGATCGGACCGGAGACCGAGGTGATCTCCGGCAACGGCCGGATCGTCACCGCCGGCGCCGTGGACGCCCATGTGCACTTCATCTGCCCGCAGTTGGTGGACGAGGCGCTGGCCTCCGGGGTCACCACCCTGGTCGGCGGCGGCACCGGACCGGCCGAGGGCAGCAAGGCGACCACGATCACCCCGGGGGCGTGGCACCTCGGCCGGGTCTTCGCGGCGCTGGACGGCCTGCCGGTCAACATCGGCCTGCTCGGCAAGGGCAACACCGTCAACCGGGCCTCGATGCACGACCAGCTGCGGGCCGGCGCGCTCGGGTTCAAGATCCACGAGGACTGGGGCGCCACGCCGGCCGCGATCGACGCCTGCCTCCGGGTCTGCGACGAGACCGGTGCCCAACTGGCCATTCACACCGACACCCTGAACGAGGCCGGCTTCGTCGGCGACACCCTCGCGGCGATCGCCGGCCGGGGCGTCCACGCCTACCACACCGAGGGTGCGGGCGGCGGCCACGCGCCGGACATCATCACCGTGGTCGGCGCCGCGAACGTGCTGCCCAGCTCCACCAACCCGACCAGGCCGCACACCGTCAACACCGTCTCCGAGCACCTCGACATGCTGATGGTCTGTCACCACCTCAGCCCGTACGTGCCGGAGGACCTCGCCTTCGCCGAGTCCCGGATCCGGCCGTCGACCATCGCCGCCGAGGGCATCCTGCACGACCTCGGCGCCATCTCCATCATCAGCTCCGACTCCCAGGCCATGGGCCGGATCGGGGAGGTGGTCCTGCGCACCTGGCAGACCGCCCACGTGATGAAGGCCCGGCGCGGCCCGCTCGCCGGCGACGGCCGGGCCGACAACCACCGGGCCCGGCGCTACGTCGCCAAGTACACCATCAACCCGGCCGTCGCCCAGGGCCTGGACGGCGAGATCGGCTCGGTCGAACCGGGCAAGCTCGCCGACCTGGTGCTCTGGTCACCCGCCTTCTTCGGGGTCAAGCCGGACCTCGTGGTCAAGGGCGGCCAGATCGCCTGGGCGCAGATGGGCGACGCCAACGCGTCCATCCCGACGCCCCAGCCGATGCTGCCCCGGCCGATGTTCGGCGCCATCGGGCGCTCGGCGGCGGCCAACTCGCTCAACTTCACCGCGGCGGCGGCGATCGAGGACGGCCTGCCCGAGCGGCTGGCCGAACAGCTGGGGGTCGCCAAGGCGTTCAGCGCGATCCGGAACACCCGGGGGGTCACCAAGGAGCGGATGGTCAACAACAGCGCGCGGCCGGACGTCCGGGTCGAACCCGACACCTTCACCGTCACCATCGACGGGGAACTCGTCACCCCCGAACCGGCCGCCGAACTGCCGCTCGCCCAGCGGTACTTCCTCTTCTGA
- a CDS encoding DUF2254 domain-containing protein: MTDRRPGRYRPLSPLREHLRESFWFAPLVTCVAAVLFSGVTAWLDEAVVTASVAETGSADELMRFTGAAKSVVSTVSSAMLTFIGVVFSISLVALQMGASQFSPRVLRLYVRSRLTKATFSVCLATFLFALLVQLSYDDSADPAKVTSVPVFSGLGSLLLVLLSLALFVLYVQSTMRLLRVPHVIDRVANESVAVILQYRRMPPEPQPPAVPEGAPTLLHEGRSGVLRDVNIGRLVRIARKHDVVLHLVPRIGDFITPGTPIVRVAGAADRPPRPRGIALALNVGVDRTMHQDLSFGFRQLVDIAIRALSPAVNDPTTAVQAIDRIHQLLGMLVHESFGDLCFRDRAGAVRLVEPVPDWQSVVDLAFTEIRLCGAGHPQVTRRLAAALDDLLLISPDRRRSQLLEQRRLLDRAVVEQLPDPEVRAFALLPDRQGIG; the protein is encoded by the coding sequence ATGACCGATCGCCGGCCCGGCCGCTACCGCCCGCTCTCCCCGCTGCGCGAGCACCTGCGGGAGTCGTTCTGGTTCGCCCCGCTGGTCACCTGCGTCGCCGCGGTACTGTTCTCCGGGGTGACGGCCTGGCTGGACGAGGCCGTGGTCACCGCCAGCGTCGCCGAGACCGGCTCGGCGGACGAGCTGATGCGGTTCACCGGTGCGGCCAAGAGTGTGGTCTCCACGGTGAGTTCGGCGATGCTCACGTTCATCGGCGTGGTGTTCTCGATCTCGCTGGTCGCCCTGCAGATGGGCGCCAGCCAGTTCTCCCCGCGCGTCCTGCGGCTGTACGTCCGCAGCCGGCTCACCAAGGCCACCTTCTCGGTCTGCCTGGCCACCTTCCTGTTCGCCCTGCTCGTCCAGCTCAGCTACGACGACTCCGCCGACCCGGCGAAGGTCACCTCGGTGCCGGTCTTCTCCGGCCTCGGCTCCCTCCTGCTGGTACTGCTCAGCCTGGCGCTGTTCGTGCTCTACGTGCAGTCCACCATGCGGCTGCTGCGGGTGCCGCACGTCATCGACCGGGTCGCCAACGAGTCGGTGGCGGTGATCCTCCAGTACCGACGGATGCCGCCCGAGCCGCAGCCGCCGGCCGTCCCGGAGGGGGCGCCCACCCTGCTCCACGAGGGGCGCTCCGGGGTGCTGCGCGACGTCAACATCGGCCGCCTGGTCCGGATCGCCCGCAAGCACGACGTGGTGCTCCATCTGGTGCCCAGGATCGGCGACTTCATCACTCCCGGCACCCCGATCGTCCGGGTGGCCGGGGCCGCCGACCGGCCGCCGCGCCCGCGGGGGATCGCCCTGGCGCTCAACGTCGGCGTCGACCGCACCATGCACCAGGACCTCAGCTTCGGGTTCCGGCAGCTGGTCGACATCGCGATCCGCGCGCTCTCGCCCGCCGTCAACGACCCGACCACCGCCGTGCAGGCGATCGACCGGATCCACCAACTGCTCGGGATGCTGGTGCACGAGAGCTTCGGGGACCTCTGCTTCCGCGACCGGGCCGGCGCCGTCCGGCTGGTCGAACCGGTGCCGGACTGGCAGTCCGTGGTCGACCTCGCGTTCACCGAGATCCGGCTCTGCGGGGCTGGCCACCCGCAGGTGACCCGCCGGCTGGCGGCCGCCCTGGACGACCTGCTGCTGATCAGCCCCGACCGGCGGCGCTCGCAACTCCTGGAGCAGCGGCGCCTGTTGGACCGTGCCGTGGTCGAACAGCTGCCCGATCCGGAGGTCCGCGCCTTCGCCCTGCTGCCGGACCGGCAGGGCATCGGCTGA
- a CDS encoding helix-turn-helix domain-containing protein — translation MAPYYSVEQVAELLDLHVRTVRGYVRDGRLRATRIGKQYRITAQDLAEFTGAPAPAPAEERRHAEASTIVQIDAIGTVEAARLANTLMAAVAGPREDGPLRVQTLHDEQRSTLKVVILGGLADTAELLVIVNALIGENADV, via the coding sequence GTGGCGCCCTACTACTCGGTGGAACAGGTGGCCGAACTGCTGGACCTGCACGTGCGCACGGTGCGCGGCTACGTCCGCGACGGCCGCCTCCGGGCGACCAGGATCGGCAAGCAGTACCGGATCACCGCCCAGGACCTCGCGGAGTTCACCGGTGCCCCCGCGCCCGCGCCGGCCGAGGAGCGGCGCCACGCCGAGGCCTCGACCATCGTGCAGATCGACGCGATCGGGACGGTGGAGGCCGCTCGGCTGGCCAACACCCTGATGGCGGCCGTCGCGGGCCCGCGCGAGGACGGACCGCTGCGGGTCCAGACCCTGCACGACGAGCAGCGCTCGACGCTCAAGGTGGTCATCCTCGGGGGTCTGGCCGACACGGCCGAGCTACTCGTCATCGTCAACGCACTGATCGGGGAGAACGCCGATGTCTGA
- a CDS encoding urease accessory protein UreF yields the protein MGLAALLLLADGRFPAGGHAHSGGAEAAVRSGRVRDTESMTAFLTGRLHTTGLVSAALAAAAAAGQDAGRLDAARTASPALRATSRRLGRQLLRAARAAWPHPGLDRLAAEFPRGAHQSVVLGTVALAAGLTPAQAATAAAHESVNGPATACVRLLGLDPYEVAAALARLAPELDTVAEAAVTAALGGDPDALPAASAPLLDVYAEQHHSWKVRLFAS from the coding sequence ATGGGCCTCGCCGCGCTCCTGCTGCTCGCCGACGGCCGGTTCCCCGCCGGCGGGCACGCCCACTCCGGCGGGGCCGAGGCGGCGGTCCGGTCCGGGCGGGTGCGGGACACCGAGAGCATGACGGCGTTCCTCACCGGGCGGCTGCACACCACCGGTCTGGTGTCGGCCGCCCTGGCCGCGGCGGCCGCAGCCGGCCAGGACGCCGGCCGGCTCGACGCGGCCCGCACCGCCTCACCCGCCCTGCGCGCCACCAGCCGCCGGCTCGGCCGACAACTGCTCCGCGCCGCCCGCGCGGCCTGGCCGCACCCCGGACTCGACCGGCTGGCCGCCGAGTTCCCGCGCGGCGCGCACCAGAGCGTCGTCCTCGGCACCGTCGCGCTGGCCGCCGGCCTCACCCCCGCCCAGGCCGCGACCGCCGCCGCCCACGAGAGCGTCAACGGCCCGGCCACCGCCTGCGTGCGGCTGCTGGGCCTGGACCCGTACGAGGTCGCGGCCGCGCTGGCCCGGCTCGCCCCCGAACTCGACACCGTGGCCGAGGCCGCCGTCACCGCCGCCCTGGGCGGGGACCCGGACGCGCTGCCCGCCGCCTCCGCGCCGCTGCTCGACGTCTACGCCGAGCAGCACCACTCCTGGAAGGTCCGCCTCTTTGCATCGTGA
- a CDS encoding DUF4180 domain-containing protein, which translates to MSESAVTVLRLPADGPPVRDERDATDLIGDAFAAGAAWVVVPAERFEEDFFRLSTRIAGGIVQKFATYRLGLAVVGDISRHTDGSGPLRDFVRESNRGGQLWFLADEAEFDARLAAHR; encoded by the coding sequence ATGTCTGAGTCCGCCGTCACCGTCCTGCGCCTGCCCGCCGACGGCCCGCCGGTGCGCGACGAACGGGATGCCACCGATCTGATCGGTGACGCGTTCGCGGCCGGCGCGGCCTGGGTCGTGGTGCCCGCCGAGCGCTTCGAGGAGGACTTCTTCCGCCTCAGCACCCGGATCGCGGGCGGGATCGTGCAGAAGTTCGCCACTTACCGGCTCGGCCTGGCCGTCGTCGGTGACATCTCCCGCCACACCGACGGCAGCGGCCCGCTGCGGGACTTCGTCCGGGAGAGCAACCGGGGCGGCCAGCTCTGGTTCCTCGCCGACGAGGCCGAGTTCGACGCCCGGCTCGCCGCGCACCGGTGA